The stretch of DNA TTAGAAGCAATAAGTTGTTTCTCTGCTTCTTTTTGTGCCTTGAAAAGTTCTAGATTCTCCACAGAACAACCGGTATCGAGATCGATCTCGCTTCTCTTGATGTACCAACGTCTCCGGTCTTTTCGATAGATTCTGTGTGCAATATACACAACAATCATGATCGGAATACTTAAACAGTACTCAAAAAAAGCTTTAGCGGAACTAGGACTGCCGACTGGTGCGGCTGATACATATACTTCGCCTGCTATTAACAAGGCATTCAGCACACAGCCTAAAACCCCCCCATAAACACCTAGTATAGACTTGTAAGCTATTTCGTCCTTGGACCTACCCTGAGTTTTCAAAGCCATTCTGAACCTAACTTGCGACAGGCAAATACAGAACCAGGTGAAAAATGACGAAATGGAGCACAGGGCGAAAAGCCATGTAAAGACCTCGTCCTCCTTGTTTGAGGCGACCAGGAACCCTAAGAGACCAAACGCACCGCTAATGCCAATCCCCACTAAAGGACGTCCCTTTCTGTCCATATAAGAGCAGACTGACGGAAGTTGGCCAGAGGCGCCTAGAGCCTGAATTAGTCTTGAAGAAGCATAAACGCAAGAATTGCAAACAGACACCACTGCAACAAGGATAACAACGTTCATGAAGTTGGACACCTTAGCGCCCATCGATCCTGTGTTACGCAAAGCGATAACAAAGGGGGAGGCAGAAATGTCCTCACTAGTCGAACCACTGAGCAGTCTACTATCGTTGTAAGGCACCAGGCACCCAATAATGACGACGGTCGTAATGTAAAAAATCGCGATTCTCCAGAACGTACCTTTGGCAGCACGGGATATGGCTGAAATATCTTTGGATTCTGTACTAGTCAGCAACACTAATTCACTGCCACCGAAGGAAAAGGCAGCGGAAACAAAAGTGTTACACAGATTCTTGAAGACCGGCTTCGCGAAGGCGCCTGGGTTGTGCCAGTATTTAGTTCCAATATATCCGGTGGAATTCGGCCCTCCTCCGGCAATCAGAACGATGccaatgatgataaagatgATTATAGCAACGACTTTTATAATCGACAAGGCAAATTCTGTCTCAGCAAAGCCCTTCACGCCAAACAAATTCAGCACCATGATGAAAGTATAAAAAATAGCCACCCAAACCGCAGGATTGACGGTTTGATTCCAATAGGAGATCGTAAGTGAACAACCAATTAACTCGCTCGGGAAGGAAATCAACCAGGCCAGAGCATAGTTTGTAGCCACAGTAAACCCAACGGATTCATCTATAAACCTACTAACATGTGTAGCATATGAGCCAGAAACCGGGAACTGGCAGGAGAGTTCTGCAGCACTCTGGACGACACAGAACATAGAAGTACCCACTATCAAAAACCCAATTAACAAAGCGGCCGGCCCGGAAGCCAAAGAGTAACCCAAACCGATGAAAAGCCCAGTTCCCAAAGTGCCACCTATGGCAATCATGGTCAAGTGCCTCTGGCTCAAGACTTTTTGGTAAGGTTGAGAGGCTAGCTTCCactgaattttttcctGTTCAGTTTGCTCGCTGTTTTCAAGATCTTCCGGTATGACATGTAAATTACTTTGCTTGAAGGAGTCCTTCATTCTTCTAATCAGCGACTCTGATTTGTCTGATCTTTCTAGCCCAGTCGGTATCATTGTAGACTCCGTCTCTATCTTCGTAAACTTGTCCGACTCATTTCCCTTCTTCAGTATATCCATCTTGacacttttcaaataaaaaaatacgttCTAAAAGCACTAGTCAGTCTGCCTTTCAACTTTAATGTAGGAAGGCTCTTGATATCTTATGTGAGGAAAAGAGAGTTATGAGATATTCTAAAAGGTCTCTTTATTTGGTGCGATGtctcaaaaatttctaCTTGTATGCTCGAGAAAAGCAGTGTAGTCTTCTCGAAGGCCGTTATCCCGCTCTCACGCCGTGCCGCACTTGGTAAGAAAACGCGCacacaattttttttggtctCTCTTTTACGGACCCAAACCGTTAAAATAATATGACTATGGAAGAGTTGATGGTACTATGAACGAGTCATCCTTGGCGAAATCACATGGCTTTTGCATCAGACAATGCTGTATAGCGTGCAAGAAGCATGCCATATTGCAACAAAGAAGTAGATAAAGTTGGGCCTTGCCAacttgttgttttcttagTAGTAGATAGAATGGGCGCCAGTTCGACTCATACGTGGGAACGCTTACATTACACGATCTTATCAGCTCTTGCGTTTTACTACCCTTTTACCTTTCGCTTGGCTGCAGTGCTTTGGatatgataatgaattGACAAGCAAAACGAAGGTGGTGTTAATTGCGGCGGAAAAAACAAACTCAAAGAAATCACTGCATGAATGCAGGCAACCTAATATAAGAGTAGAAACAAACTCAGCAGAGAGCTATCACATTGCCAAGACCTCAAACGTGTTGCCCAACACAAACTGTATTGGCCGAAGAGATAAGCGGGCTCAGGAGTCCACGCGATAAGCAAGATGAGTGATCAACTGCATTTTGTAGAGTTTTGAAGTTCAACTCCGCATGTGCAAAATCTTAGTTTGTTTAAGTACTTAAATAGCTAGTTTGCTGTCCAAACAGCGTCTTTAGAAACTGAATAACCTCGTCGAAAATGTCTGAAATTGGTGATGAGTCTACTAATAGCCAAGAAAAGGTAAAACCGAAGATCtatgaagaagatgtcGATGAGGAGCACGACATTGTAAGCGTGGAAGAGACTGTGAAACGGGGTGTTCTCCACAATGATAGAACAAAACTCAAGCAAGGGCTGAAAGAGCGCCATATCAAGATGCTAACACTTGTCGGCGTATTTGGCACAGGTCTATTTCTGTCCTCCGGTGGTACGTTAAAAAAAACCGGGCCGGTTGGTCTGTTGATTGCATACCTGTTCGTTGGTATTGTTGTGGGGTGTAATCAGATTGCTATCGCTGAGGTCGCTTCTTTCATGCCCGCTACCGGGGCAACCATCAGACATGCTGAGCAGTTCATAGACGAGTCAGTTGGCTTCACATTTGGTTGGATCTCTACATATTCGTCACTGATGCCTGGTGAGTTATCGGCCACGGCAGTTATTATGAGATATTGGACGGATGTAAGTCCTGCAGTTTTCATAACTGTGTTCGGTATTCTTTTTGTGGTGACGAATATTTACACAATTCGATTCTACGGCGAACTCGAATACATATTCGGGTGGCTAAAACTTGTAttgatttttatattgattATATCAGGACTGGTGATCGACCTAGGTGGTACCAAGGGTCAAGAAAGGCTTGGATTTCACTATTGGAGGGAACCTGGACCCTTTGCAAATTATTTGGTGGGGGGACATATAGGAAAGTTTGTGGGCTTCTGGGCTGCCATTTCTTCTGTGGTGTACTCTTACTCTGGCATTCAAAACATTGCCATTCTTGCCGGTGAAACTAAGAACAGCAGACATGCAATTTTTCACGGTGCCAAAAATGTCTTCTTGCGCATTATTGTTTTATACTTGGTCACAGTCTTCATACTGACACTGATCGTACCGTACAATGATAAGTTGATCGCTACCGGAACGGGCACAGCCCGGTCGAGTCCCTTTGTCATTGCAATGAACAGAGCTGGGATCAAAGTCTTACCTCATATTGTCAATGCCTTGATCTTAACATCGGCATGGTCAGCTGGTAACTTGGCTATTATCGAAGGTTCCAGGAATTTGTTCTGTTTGGCGACAAAGAATCAAGCCcccaagatttttttgaggaCGAGTAAAAGAGGAATTCCTTATGTTGGTGTGATATTCATCTCGAGTTTTCTACCATTGGCGTATATGTCCTGTTCCAAATCGTCGGCTACCGTCTTTGGGTGGTTCCAAGAGCTGGTGTCTTCAAACACGCTGCTACGTTGGATTCTGATTTCGGCAAACCATATCCATATGGACAGGGCTTTGAAAGCTCAGGGATACAGCAGGTCTGACCTACCATATTCAACACCCATGGGTCCTTTTGCTGCTTGGTTTTCCGGGATCATGTCGTTCATTTTCTTACTTACGGGAGGCTTTTACAACTTCATACACGGTCATTTCGACATCGAGTCCTTTTTTACCAGGTACTTCATAATTCCATTGGCAATTGGACTATTTACTTTCTGGAAGCTATTCAAAAAGACTAAATATTTACGTCCACATGAAGTAGATCTTGAATCTATCTTTGACGacatcaaagaaaatccaGAACACATTGTAAAGACCAAAAACGCGTGGGCAAGATTTTCAATAGCAAGAGGTTGGAGAGAACGAAGCCAAAAATAGCTTAAACGATATCATTGCTtcgatgaagaaggaacAAACCATTAGTTTTAATAACCTTAGATAAACTACTGAAAGTAAATAGTGTTTGTAGAGTAGCTCTTAGATAATCAAAACTCAAGCATCGTAAGTACGTAGGGACACTTGAAACCTATTTTTCGTAGAACATGAAAGAGTTATTTTGGCAACAAgtaaaaagcaaaaatgCCTTTTGTGCACAGATTGAACACTGCTCTTCGGAATCATCAG from Saccharomyces mikatae IFO 1815 strain IFO1815 genome assembly, chromosome: 13 encodes:
- the SMKI13G4400 gene encoding amino acid permease; its protein translation is MDILKKGNESDKFTKIETESTMIPTGLERSDKSESLIRRMKDSFKQSNLHVIPEDLENSEQTEQEKIQWKLASQPYQKVLSQRHLTMIAIGGTLGTGLFIGLGYSLASGPAALLIGFLIVGTSMFCVVQSAAELSCQFPVSGSYATHVSRFIDESVGFTVATNYALAWLISFPSELIGCSLTISYWNQTVNPAVWVAIFYTFIMVLNLFGVKGFAETEFALSIIKVVAIIIFIIIGIVLIAGGGPNSTGYIGTKYWHNPGAFAKPVFKNLCNTFVSAAFSFGGSELVLLTSTESKDISAISRAAKGTFWRIAIFYITTVVIIGCLVPYNDSRLLSGSTSEDISASPFVIALRNTGSMGAKVSNFMNVVILVAVVSVCNSCVYASSRLIQALGASGQLPSVCSYMDRKGRPLVGIGISGAFGLLGFLVASNKEDEVFTWLFALCSISSFFTWFCICLSQVRFRMALKTQGRSKDEIAYKSILGVYGGVLGCVLNALLIAGEVYVSAAPVGSPSSAKAFFEYCLSIPIMIVVYIAHRIYRKDRRRWYIKRSEIDLDTGCSVENLELFKAQKEAEKQLIASKPFYYKIYRFWC
- the SMKI13G4410 gene encoding uncharacterized protein, with translation MSEIGDESTNSQEKVKPKIYEEDVDEEHDIVSVEETVKRGVLHNDRTKLKQGLKERHIKMLTLVGVFGTGLFLSSGGTLKKTGPVGLLIAYLFVGIVVGCNQIAIAEVASFMPATGATIRHAEQFIDESVGFTFGWISTYSSLMPGELSATAVIMRYWTDVSPAVFITVFGILFVVTNIYTIRFYGELEYIFGWLKLVLIFILIISGLVIDLGGTKGQERLGFHYWREPGPFANYLVGGHIGKFVGFWAAISSVVYSYSGIQNIAILAGETKNSRHAIFHGAKNVFLRIIVLYLVTVFILTLIVPYNDKLIATGTGTARSSPFVIAMNRAGIKVLPHIVNALILTSAWSAGNLAIIEGSRNLFCLATKNQAPKIFLRTSKRGIPYVGVIFISSFLPLAYMSCSKSSATVFGWFQELVSSNTLLRWILISANHIHMDRALKAQGYSRSDLPYSTPMGPFAAWFSGIMSFIFLLTGGFYNFIHGHFDIESFFTRYFIIPLAIGLFTFWKLFKKTKYLRPHEVDLESIFDDIKENPEHIVKTKNAWARFSIARGWRERSQK